In the genome of Hymenobacter taeanensis, one region contains:
- the xylA gene encoding xylose isomerase, producing the protein MSTNTLSKTEFFTGIEPIRFEGRESDNPLAFKWYDENRMVAGKTMKEHLRFAVSYWHTFTGTGGDPFGPGTKQFAWDAHSEIIGRAKDKMDAAFEFFTKLGTPYYCFHDIDLVDEGSSLQEYERNLQTIVDYAKEHQAASGVKLLWGTANVFSNPRYMNGASTNPDFQVVAHAGTQVLNALDATIALGGENYVFWGGREGYMTLLNTDMKREQAHMGRFLTMARDYARKQGFTGKFFIEPKPAEPTKHQYDFDAATVIGFLKEHGLENDFMLNLEVNHATLAGHTFQHELQVAADAGMLGSMDANRGDYQNGWDTDQFPNNLNELTESMLIILEAGGITPGGINFDAKTRRNSTDLEDIFIAHISGIDTFARALVVANDILEKSPYRKFRTERYASFDSGEGQAYENGQLTLEDLRTIALKTGEPVPRSGKQEWLEAIINQYI; encoded by the coding sequence ATGTCCACCAACACGCTTTCTAAGACGGAGTTTTTCACCGGCATCGAACCCATCCGTTTTGAAGGCCGCGAGTCTGATAACCCGCTTGCTTTTAAGTGGTACGACGAGAACCGCATGGTAGCGGGTAAGACCATGAAGGAGCATCTGCGCTTTGCAGTATCCTACTGGCACACGTTCACGGGCACGGGCGGCGACCCATTCGGCCCCGGTACCAAGCAGTTTGCCTGGGACGCCCACAGCGAAATCATTGGCCGCGCCAAGGATAAGATGGATGCTGCCTTCGAGTTCTTCACCAAGCTCGGCACGCCCTACTACTGCTTCCACGATATTGACCTGGTAGACGAAGGCTCCTCCCTGCAGGAGTATGAGCGTAACCTCCAGACCATCGTTGATTACGCCAAGGAGCACCAGGCCGCCAGCGGCGTGAAGCTGCTGTGGGGCACGGCCAACGTGTTCTCGAACCCGCGCTACATGAACGGGGCCAGCACTAACCCCGATTTTCAGGTAGTGGCTCACGCGGGTACGCAGGTGCTGAATGCCCTGGATGCTACTATCGCGCTGGGCGGCGAAAACTACGTGTTCTGGGGTGGCCGTGAAGGCTACATGACCCTGCTCAACACCGACATGAAGCGGGAGCAGGCCCACATGGGGCGTTTCCTGACCATGGCCCGCGACTACGCTCGCAAGCAGGGCTTCACCGGTAAGTTCTTCATTGAGCCTAAGCCCGCTGAGCCCACCAAGCACCAGTACGACTTCGACGCCGCTACCGTAATTGGCTTCCTGAAGGAGCACGGCCTGGAGAACGACTTTATGCTGAACCTGGAGGTAAACCACGCCACGCTGGCTGGCCATACTTTCCAGCACGAGCTGCAGGTAGCGGCTGATGCCGGCATGCTGGGCTCAATGGACGCCAACCGCGGCGACTACCAGAACGGCTGGGATACCGACCAGTTCCCCAACAACCTGAACGAGCTGACGGAGTCGATGCTCATCATTCTGGAGGCCGGTGGCATCACGCCCGGCGGCATCAACTTCGACGCTAAAACCCGCCGTAACTCCACCGACCTGGAGGATATCTTCATTGCCCACATCAGCGGCATAGACACCTTCGCTCGGGCCCTGGTAGTAGCCAACGACATCCTGGAAAAGTCGCCTTACCGCAAGTTCCGCACGGAGCGCTACGCCTCGTTCGACTCGGGCGAAGGACAGGCCTACGAGAACGGTCAGCTCACGCTGGAAGACCTGCGCACTATCGCCCTCAAAACCGGCGAGCCAGTGCCTCGCAGCGGCAAGCAGGAGTGGCTGGAAGCCATCATCAACCAGTATATCTAA
- a CDS encoding xylulokinase, translated as MKYLLGFDIGSSSIKVALLSAETGTCLASVTSPKKEMEITVEAADWAEQRPERWWQEAINATQELRHNYGFDTSLVAGIGITYQMHGLVLLNEQGKVLRPAIIWCDSRAVDLGNQAFAELGEEHCLSNYLNSPGNFTASKLKWVKENEPAIYAQIHKIQLPGDYIAYQMTGQMQTTVSGLSEGVFWNFREQAIAQDLLDYYGISRDLLPEVVATFSEQGRLTAEAAQELGLHAGTPISYRAGDQPNNAFSLNVLHAGEIAATAGTSGVVYGISETPTADPRSRVNAFVHVNSTQEQPKNGVLMCMNGTGILNSWLRKVVGEIPYDEMNQLAAQAPVGAEGLVFLPFGNGAERILENRPTNAELRGLNFNVHSRSHVLRAAQEGIVFALNYGIDIMRQSGVQVRKVRAGNANMFLSPVFREAFVNCAGVELELYNTDAAQGAARGAGVGAGVYASTDDAFIGLERILTLAPQPELQEQYQVAYARWQENLNSILPQQTTPQHVHQHAF; from the coding sequence ATGAAATACCTACTCGGGTTTGATATCGGCAGCTCCTCTATTAAGGTGGCTTTGCTTAGCGCTGAAACGGGCACATGCCTGGCTAGCGTGACGTCGCCTAAAAAGGAGATGGAGATTACCGTGGAGGCAGCCGACTGGGCCGAGCAACGCCCCGAGCGGTGGTGGCAGGAAGCCATTAATGCCACCCAGGAGCTCAGGCACAACTACGGTTTCGATACTTCCCTGGTAGCTGGCATTGGCATTACCTACCAAATGCACGGCCTCGTGCTGCTCAATGAGCAGGGCAAAGTGCTGCGCCCCGCCATTATCTGGTGCGACAGCCGCGCCGTGGACCTGGGCAACCAGGCGTTTGCTGAGCTGGGCGAGGAGCACTGCCTCAGTAACTACCTGAACTCACCAGGCAACTTTACCGCTTCCAAGCTGAAGTGGGTAAAGGAAAACGAGCCCGCTATCTACGCCCAAATCCATAAGATTCAACTGCCCGGCGACTACATTGCCTACCAGATGACCGGCCAGATGCAGACTACGGTCTCGGGCCTATCGGAAGGGGTATTCTGGAACTTCCGGGAGCAGGCTATTGCCCAGGATTTGCTGGATTACTATGGCATCAGCCGCGACCTGTTGCCTGAAGTGGTAGCAACCTTCTCAGAGCAGGGCCGCCTGACGGCCGAAGCGGCGCAGGAGCTAGGTCTGCACGCTGGTACGCCCATCAGCTACCGCGCCGGCGACCAGCCCAACAACGCCTTCTCGCTTAACGTGCTGCACGCCGGCGAAATAGCCGCCACTGCTGGTACCAGCGGCGTGGTGTACGGCATCAGCGAAACGCCCACCGCCGACCCACGCTCCCGCGTGAATGCCTTTGTGCACGTAAACAGCACCCAAGAGCAGCCCAAAAATGGGGTGCTGATGTGCATGAATGGCACCGGCATTCTCAACAGTTGGCTGCGCAAAGTAGTAGGCGAGATACCCTACGACGAGATGAACCAGCTGGCCGCCCAAGCGCCGGTAGGAGCGGAGGGCCTCGTGTTCCTGCCCTTCGGCAACGGTGCCGAGCGCATTCTGGAAAACCGACCAACCAACGCTGAGCTGCGCGGACTGAACTTCAACGTGCACAGCCGCAGCCACGTGCTGCGTGCCGCCCAGGAGGGTATCGTCTTCGCCCTAAACTACGGCATTGACATCATGCGCCAGTCGGGCGTGCAGGTGCGCAAGGTGCGTGCCGGCAACGCCAACATGTTCCTGAGCCCCGTGTTTCGGGAGGCATTTGTGAACTGCGCCGGAGTAGAGCTGGAGCTTTACAACACCGATGCGGCCCAGGGCGCAGCCCGTGGCGCTGGTGTGGGGGCGGGAGTGTACGCCAGCACCGACGACGCCTTCATCGGCCTCGAGCGCATCCTGACGCTGGCACCGCAGCCCGAGCTGCAAGAGCAATACCAGGTGGCCTACGCCCGCTGGCAAGAAAATCTGAATTCTATTCTACCACAACAAACCACCCCACAGCATGTCCACCAACACGCTTTCTAA
- a CDS encoding endo-1,4-beta-xylanase, whose amino-acid sequence MKARNILLTTALAGVALGFVQKAQPTLKDAFKKDFYVGAALNYRQLNGQDAKATALIKQQFNTISPENLLKWGPVHPQLNTYNFKPADDYVAFGQQNNMFIIGHTLMWHQQTPKWVFEDEAGKPVSREVLLKRLEEHINTVVGRYKGKIGGWDVLNEAIDDQQGDLRKTKWLEILGEDFAAKAFEYAHKADPKAELYYNDYSLFRPEKREGVIKLVKSLQAKGVKVTAIGMQGHYGLKQPSIEQIEASIVAFSKLGVHVNFTELDVDVLPKPSRRQGGADISENYAAATQYNPYQAGLPDSVQQQLTNRYADLFALFHKHRDVIDRITLWGVTDADSWLNDWPIRGRTSYPLLFGRNYEAKPAFQSVVQAAAQKSK is encoded by the coding sequence ATGAAAGCAAGAAACATTTTACTTACTACTGCCTTAGCGGGTGTGGCCCTGGGGTTTGTGCAAAAGGCGCAGCCCACGTTAAAAGACGCGTTCAAAAAGGATTTCTATGTGGGCGCGGCGCTCAACTACCGGCAACTCAACGGCCAGGATGCCAAGGCTACCGCTCTCATTAAGCAGCAGTTCAACACCATCAGCCCCGAAAACCTGCTCAAGTGGGGGCCAGTGCACCCGCAACTCAATACCTATAACTTTAAGCCTGCCGATGACTACGTAGCCTTCGGGCAGCAGAACAACATGTTTATCATTGGGCATACGCTCATGTGGCATCAACAAACGCCGAAATGGGTATTTGAGGATGAGGCCGGCAAGCCCGTAAGCCGGGAGGTGCTACTGAAGCGTCTGGAAGAGCACATCAACACTGTAGTAGGCCGTTACAAGGGAAAGATTGGCGGTTGGGATGTGCTGAATGAAGCCATTGATGACCAGCAGGGAGACCTGCGCAAAACCAAGTGGCTGGAAATCCTCGGTGAAGATTTCGCCGCCAAGGCCTTCGAATATGCTCACAAGGCCGACCCCAAAGCGGAACTCTACTATAACGACTACAGCCTCTTTCGGCCGGAAAAGCGAGAGGGAGTGATTAAACTGGTAAAAAGCCTGCAGGCGAAAGGCGTCAAGGTTACGGCTATCGGGATGCAGGGGCACTATGGCCTGAAACAGCCCAGTATTGAGCAGATTGAGGCCAGCATTGTGGCCTTCTCGAAACTGGGGGTGCACGTTAACTTTACTGAGCTGGACGTTGATGTGCTGCCGAAGCCTAGCCGCCGTCAGGGTGGGGCCGATATTTCCGAAAACTACGCCGCCGCTACCCAATATAATCCTTACCAGGCTGGCCTGCCCGACTCAGTGCAGCAGCAGCTGACCAACCGGTACGCCGACCTGTTTGCCCTGTTTCATAAACACCGCGACGTTATTGACCGCATCACGCTATGGGGCGTGACAGATGCGGATTCCTGGCTCAACGACTGGCCCATCAGAGGGCGCACCAGCTACCCGCTGCTGTTTGGCCGCAACTATGAGGCTAAGCCGGCTTTTCAGAGCGTTGTACAGGCAGCCGCCCAGAAGAGCAAGTAG
- a CDS encoding sialate O-acetylesterase, with translation MMHSLFSGSLVPKSLTLGRKGLVLAVLGGYLLTPTETIAQVRLPKLVSNGMVLQRDTKVNIWGWAKPSEKVALKFNGKTYQATTGPAGKWQISLPALKAGGPYQMDITASNNITLKDVYVGDVWLCSGQSNMETPMSRVRDKYPQEVAQANNPRIRQFTVPLTYAFKGPQTDLTGGSWVGADPQSILQFSAVAYFFAKEISAKYQVPVGIIKDAVGGSPAEAWLSAEALKQFPTYEQQGAKYRDSALVAGIKQREGAAVADWYKRLHQTDQGEAPGQTKWSAVGYDASSWATMNVPGYWADQTPLGQVNGVMWFRKEVEVPASMVGKPARLELGTLVDADSTYINGLLVGTTGYQYPPRKYDFGPNVLKAGKNVIVVRLISNGGRGGFTMGKNYQLTGGGQTIDLRGLWQYKLGATMQPTPGTTTFQYQPGGLYNGMIAPVLPYAVKGVLWYQGESNAGHPEDYQALLTSLITDWRAHKQQPNMPFIYAQLPNFMAVKKEPSESGWAALRDAQRRTLAVPNTGMAVLMDVGEWNDIHPLDKQTVGHRLALAAQSVAYGEKKIVSMGPLYQSMQVNGNKVTISFTNTGSGLVAKGGDNLQYFAIAGADNKYVWANAKIEGNKVVVWSDQVPQPVSVRYAWADNPEGTKLYNKEGLPASTFQTK, from the coding sequence ATGATGCATTCACTTTTTTCTGGCTCTTTGGTTCCCAAGTCACTTACCCTGGGTCGGAAAGGCCTAGTGCTTGCGGTACTCGGCGGCTATTTGCTGACACCTACCGAAACAATTGCGCAAGTGCGACTGCCGAAGCTGGTCAGCAACGGTATGGTGCTGCAGCGCGACACGAAGGTAAATATTTGGGGCTGGGCCAAACCCAGCGAGAAAGTAGCCCTGAAGTTCAACGGAAAAACCTACCAGGCTACGACTGGCCCCGCTGGTAAGTGGCAGATCAGTCTGCCCGCCCTGAAAGCCGGTGGGCCGTACCAGATGGATATTACGGCCAGCAACAACATCACCCTGAAGGATGTGTATGTGGGTGACGTGTGGCTCTGCTCGGGGCAGTCGAACATGGAAACGCCCATGAGCCGGGTGCGCGACAAGTACCCGCAGGAAGTAGCGCAAGCCAATAACCCGCGCATCCGGCAGTTTACTGTGCCGCTAACCTACGCCTTCAAAGGACCACAGACTGACCTGACGGGTGGTTCCTGGGTGGGCGCTGATCCGCAAAGCATTCTGCAGTTTTCGGCAGTGGCCTACTTCTTCGCCAAGGAGATAAGCGCGAAATACCAGGTGCCGGTGGGTATTATTAAGGATGCAGTGGGCGGCTCGCCGGCCGAGGCCTGGCTGAGTGCCGAGGCGCTCAAGCAGTTCCCCACCTATGAGCAGCAGGGTGCCAAGTACCGGGACAGTGCCCTGGTAGCCGGTATCAAGCAGCGGGAGGGCGCCGCCGTAGCCGACTGGTATAAGCGCCTGCACCAGACCGACCAGGGCGAAGCCCCAGGCCAGACAAAGTGGTCGGCGGTGGGTTACGATGCCAGCAGCTGGGCCACTATGAACGTGCCGGGCTACTGGGCCGATCAAACCCCGCTGGGCCAGGTTAATGGCGTAATGTGGTTTCGGAAAGAGGTAGAGGTGCCCGCCAGTATGGTAGGCAAACCGGCCCGCTTGGAGCTAGGCACGCTCGTTGACGCCGATTCTACCTACATTAATGGCCTACTGGTTGGCACTACAGGCTACCAGTACCCGCCACGTAAATACGACTTTGGGCCCAATGTGCTGAAGGCCGGCAAAAATGTAATAGTAGTGCGCCTGATCAGCAACGGAGGCCGCGGCGGCTTCACAATGGGCAAAAATTACCAGCTCACGGGCGGCGGGCAAACCATTGACCTGCGCGGCCTGTGGCAGTACAAGCTGGGCGCCACCATGCAGCCCACGCCGGGCACTACCACCTTCCAGTACCAACCCGGAGGACTGTATAATGGCATGATTGCGCCCGTGCTGCCCTACGCCGTGAAAGGCGTACTCTGGTATCAGGGCGAGTCGAATGCTGGCCACCCCGAGGACTACCAGGCCCTGCTTACTAGCCTCATCACTGATTGGCGGGCACACAAGCAGCAGCCCAACATGCCCTTCATTTACGCGCAGCTGCCCAACTTTATGGCCGTGAAGAAGGAGCCCAGCGAGAGTGGGTGGGCTGCCCTGCGTGATGCGCAGCGCCGCACGCTAGCCGTGCCCAACACCGGTATGGCCGTGCTCATGGATGTGGGCGAGTGGAACGACATTCACCCCCTTGATAAGCAGACCGTAGGCCACCGCCTCGCGCTGGCAGCGCAATCAGTGGCCTACGGGGAGAAGAAGATTGTAAGCATGGGGCCCCTGTACCAGTCGATGCAGGTGAACGGCAACAAAGTCACGATTTCTTTCACCAACACCGGGAGTGGGCTGGTAGCCAAGGGCGGCGACAACTTGCAGTACTTCGCCATTGCTGGTGCCGATAACAAGTACGTGTGGGCTAACGCCAAAATTGAAGGCAACAAGGTGGTAGTGTGGAGCGACCAGGTGCCGCAGCCGGTATCAGTGCGCTACGCTTGGGCCGACAACCCCGAGGGCACGAAGCTCTATAACAAGGAAGGATTACCCGCCTCCACCTTCCAAACCAAGTAA
- a CDS encoding alpha-glucuronidase: protein MRKLLFILLLLSTSAGLRAEDGHQLWLRKQQAVPVKVVSSATNSPVVAMAKQELQQGWRGKAGASVSLTLKKDKAIKYDGFRLIPNGVQATTEAGLLYGVFEMLRRQQTGQAVSEGLLNPSYEHRLLNHWDNPDGSVERGYAGQSIFWRKDNALVTTAEDKTRWQQYARANASVGINGAVINNVNASQLILTPEYLVRVKAIADAFRPYGVKVYLAVKFTSPALLGGLKTSDPLDPAVAAWWQSKTKEIYKLVPDFGGFLVKASSEGQPGPQDYGRTHADGANMLADAVKPYGGMVMWRAFVYSPNDKDRAKQAYNEFVPLDGKFRDNVIIQVKNGPVDFQPREPFSPLFGALKKTSVMPEFQITQEYLGHAIDLVFLSTMWEECLQSDTYQAGTGSTVARCTDGSVYPQKHTAMAGVSNVGLDTNWTGHDFAQANWYAFGRLAWNNSLKSAQIADEWLKLTFYGATAPQSAAPKYAADWNTNFLAPVKQMMLDSRETAVNYSMPLGLHHIMSATRGHYGPGPWWAPPKMRADWTPPYYHQADSTGVGFNRTRTGSNAVSQYHEPLASQLNDPQTCPDEYLLWFHHLPWDFRMKSGHTLWEELGYHYDKGVQQVRQFQKVWDKAQPYVDAERFAVVQYKLRSQSGNAVQWKDACLLYFQQFSHMPLPAAIEPPASNLDAIIANDMRPRRQEN from the coding sequence ATGAGAAAGCTACTTTTTATTCTGCTCCTCCTGAGCACCTCAGCCGGGTTGCGCGCCGAAGACGGGCACCAACTGTGGCTGCGTAAGCAACAGGCCGTGCCCGTTAAGGTAGTGTCCTCCGCGACAAACTCTCCCGTAGTGGCCATGGCCAAGCAGGAATTGCAGCAAGGCTGGCGAGGAAAAGCCGGCGCGTCGGTGTCGCTGACTCTCAAGAAGGATAAAGCCATTAAGTACGATGGGTTTCGACTTATCCCAAACGGGGTGCAGGCGACTACGGAGGCAGGCCTGTTGTACGGCGTGTTTGAGATGCTGCGGCGCCAGCAAACGGGCCAGGCAGTGTCAGAGGGTCTTTTGAATCCATCATATGAGCACCGCCTCCTCAACCATTGGGACAACCCCGACGGGTCGGTGGAGCGCGGGTACGCCGGGCAATCCATCTTCTGGCGCAAGGACAACGCCCTGGTGACTACCGCCGAGGATAAAACCCGCTGGCAGCAGTACGCTCGCGCTAATGCCTCAGTGGGCATCAATGGCGCCGTGATCAATAACGTAAATGCCTCACAGCTGATTTTGACGCCTGAGTACCTGGTCCGGGTGAAAGCCATTGCCGATGCATTCCGCCCGTACGGGGTGAAGGTGTATCTGGCGGTGAAGTTTACCTCGCCGGCGTTGCTGGGTGGCCTAAAGACCTCGGACCCGCTGGACCCAGCTGTGGCGGCCTGGTGGCAAAGCAAGACCAAGGAAATCTACAAGCTGGTTCCGGATTTTGGCGGCTTCCTGGTGAAAGCCAGTAGCGAAGGCCAGCCCGGCCCCCAGGATTACGGCCGCACCCACGCCGACGGCGCCAACATGCTGGCCGATGCGGTAAAGCCCTACGGCGGGATGGTGATGTGGCGCGCCTTTGTGTACAGCCCCAACGACAAGGACCGGGCGAAACAGGCCTACAACGAGTTTGTGCCCCTGGACGGTAAATTCCGCGACAACGTTATCATTCAGGTGAAAAACGGGCCGGTTGATTTCCAGCCCCGCGAGCCGTTCAGTCCGCTGTTCGGGGCGCTGAAGAAGACGTCCGTGATGCCGGAGTTTCAGATAACGCAGGAGTACCTGGGGCACGCCATTGATTTGGTGTTCCTCTCGACGATGTGGGAGGAGTGCCTGCAAAGCGACACCTACCAAGCCGGGACGGGCAGCACCGTGGCCCGCTGCACCGATGGCAGCGTGTACCCGCAAAAACATACGGCCATGGCCGGGGTATCAAACGTCGGCCTGGACACCAACTGGACCGGCCACGATTTTGCCCAAGCCAACTGGTATGCCTTCGGCCGACTGGCCTGGAACAACTCCCTGAAGAGTGCGCAGATAGCCGACGAGTGGCTGAAGCTTACGTTTTACGGTGCCACAGCTCCGCAAAGTGCCGCCCCGAAGTACGCCGCTGATTGGAACACCAATTTTCTGGCTCCGGTAAAGCAGATGATGCTGGATAGCCGCGAAACTGCCGTCAACTACTCCATGCCGCTGGGCTTGCACCATATTATGTCGGCCACCCGCGGGCACTATGGCCCCGGCCCGTGGTGGGCGCCGCCCAAAATGCGCGCCGACTGGACACCGCCTTATTACCACCAAGCTGACTCTACGGGGGTAGGCTTCAACCGAACCAGAACCGGTAGTAATGCGGTTAGCCAGTACCACGAGCCCTTAGCTTCTCAGCTCAACGACCCCCAAACCTGCCCCGATGAGTACCTGCTGTGGTTTCATCACTTGCCCTGGGACTTCAGGATGAAAAGCGGCCACACCCTGTGGGAAGAGCTAGGCTACCACTACGACAAGGGCGTGCAGCAGGTACGCCAGTTTCAAAAAGTGTGGGACAAAGCTCAGCCTTACGTAGACGCCGAGCGGTTTGCCGTGGTGCAATACAAGCTGCGGAGCCAAAGCGGCAACGCTGTGCAGTGGAAAGATGCCTGCCTGCTGTACTTCCAGCAGTTCAGCCATATGCCACTTCCCGCTGCCATAGAGCCGCCAGCGAGTAATCTGGATGCCATTATTGCTAATGACATGCGGCCAAGGAGGCAAGAGAATTAG
- a CDS encoding glycoside hydrolase family 43 protein, which yields MKKNWLIALLTLLAYLPSQAQNPIIKDVFTADPAPLVYRDTLFLYTGHDTASVSETNYKMPDWRIYSTTDMVHWKDYGTRLSPRTFAWATGDAYAAQCVYHNGKFYWFVSTFHKKDGNSQGGAAIGVAVSDRPTGPFRDAIGKALIVNEMTKDKPHAWDDIDPTVFVDDDKQVYMYWGNLSCRWVKLKDNLTELAGPINFITPRNYIEGPWVYKRKNLYYLVYASAGTKPEMIEYCTAPSATGPWTYRGIIQENVPNSFTTHPGIIDYKGKSYFFYHNGSLPTGGSYRRSICVDYLKYNADGTIQKIVQTTEGVAPVK from the coding sequence ATGAAAAAGAACTGGCTCATTGCCCTGCTGACCCTGCTGGCCTACCTGCCTTCGCAGGCGCAAAACCCCATTATCAAAGATGTATTCACCGCCGACCCCGCGCCCTTGGTGTACCGCGATACGCTGTTTCTTTACACCGGCCATGATACGGCCTCAGTAAGCGAAACAAACTACAAAATGCCCGACTGGCGCATCTATTCCACCACCGACATGGTGCACTGGAAAGACTATGGCACGCGCCTCTCGCCCCGCACGTTTGCCTGGGCCACCGGCGACGCCTACGCGGCTCAGTGCGTGTACCACAACGGCAAGTTCTACTGGTTTGTATCCACGTTTCATAAGAAGGACGGCAACAGCCAGGGCGGCGCGGCAATTGGCGTGGCCGTGTCAGATAGGCCTACCGGGCCGTTCAGGGATGCTATTGGCAAGGCGCTCATCGTGAATGAGATGACCAAGGACAAGCCGCACGCCTGGGACGACATCGACCCCACGGTTTTCGTGGACGACGACAAGCAGGTCTACATGTACTGGGGTAACTTAAGCTGCCGCTGGGTGAAGCTCAAGGACAACCTGACCGAGCTGGCTGGCCCCATCAACTTCATTACGCCCAGAAACTACATCGAAGGCCCTTGGGTGTATAAGCGCAAGAACTTGTATTACCTCGTGTACGCCAGCGCCGGCACCAAGCCCGAAATGATAGAGTACTGCACGGCCCCCAGCGCCACCGGCCCCTGGACGTACCGAGGCATTATTCAGGAGAATGTGCCCAACAGCTTTACTACCCACCCCGGCATCATCGACTACAAGGGTAAGAGCTATTTTTTCTACCACAACGGCTCCCTGCCCACCGGCGGCAGCTACCGTCGCTCCATCTGCGTGGACTACCTGAAGTACAACGCCGATGGCACCATCCAGAAAATAGTGCAGACCACCGAGGGCGTGGCGCCGGTGAAATAG
- a CDS encoding alpha/beta hydrolase-fold protein produces MRNIVPAILSVVVLSVSSAFAQKMVMEAPKGFDQPTAGIAAGKIDSISYSSKTVGTVRKALVYTPPGYSKRKKYPVLYLLHGIGGDEKEWLKGGRPQVILDNLYAAGKLKPMLVVMPNGRAMKDDRPVGNIYGPDKVAAFANFEKDLLTDLIPYIEKTYPALKNRENRAVAGLSMGGGQSLNFGLGNLDTFAWVGGFSSAPNTKQPEQLVPDPEKAKKQLKLLWISCGDQDGLLPISQRTHDYLYEHRVPHVYYLEAGGHDFKVWKNGLYMFSQQLFKPVDVAALPTYTVLGTPAATNVRNAKYPQILPDNRAVFRLKAPGVQKAQLDLGRKYDMVKDSSGTWTVTTDTLSRGLHYYSLVLDGLPVADPASDTFYGMGRMASGIEIPGRGTSFYALRDVPHGEVRERRYFSKVTNSWRRFFVYTPAGYDASTTTTYPVLYLLHGGGEDETGWARQGKTDVILDNLIADKKAKPMLVVMLDGNMGGPGGLAGFNEGTLKRFEDELKQTVLPVVESNYRVAAGANNRALAGLSLGGLQTLYAGMKNTDMFAHLGVFSSGFLANNAALSDPQYAYMKANAGTINTNLKQLWLSMGGPEDIAYANNKVMRAKMDELGIKYVYSEYPGGHTWPVWRHDLYLFAQGLF; encoded by the coding sequence ATGAGAAACATAGTCCCCGCCATCCTGAGTGTTGTGGTGCTGAGTGTAAGCAGCGCTTTTGCTCAGAAAATGGTCATGGAAGCTCCCAAGGGCTTCGACCAGCCCACGGCCGGCATTGCTGCGGGTAAAATTGACAGCATCAGCTACTCCTCAAAAACCGTGGGCACGGTGCGTAAGGCGCTGGTGTATACACCGCCGGGTTATTCCAAGCGGAAGAAGTATCCGGTGCTCTACCTGCTGCACGGCATTGGCGGCGACGAAAAGGAGTGGTTGAAGGGAGGGCGTCCGCAGGTGATTCTGGATAACCTATACGCGGCGGGTAAGCTCAAGCCCATGCTGGTGGTGATGCCCAACGGCCGGGCTATGAAAGACGACCGGCCCGTTGGCAATATCTACGGGCCGGATAAGGTAGCCGCATTTGCTAACTTCGAGAAAGACCTGCTGACTGACCTCATTCCCTACATTGAGAAGACGTATCCGGCGCTCAAAAACCGCGAGAACCGGGCCGTGGCTGGCCTGTCGATGGGAGGGGGGCAGTCGTTGAATTTTGGGCTGGGTAACCTGGATACGTTTGCCTGGGTGGGCGGCTTTTCGTCGGCCCCCAACACGAAACAGCCCGAACAGCTGGTGCCCGACCCCGAAAAGGCAAAAAAGCAGCTCAAGCTCCTCTGGATTTCGTGCGGCGACCAGGACGGCCTGCTGCCCATCAGCCAGCGCACCCACGACTACCTCTACGAGCACCGGGTGCCACACGTGTACTACCTCGAAGCTGGCGGGCACGATTTTAAGGTCTGGAAAAACGGACTGTACATGTTCTCGCAGCAGCTGTTTAAGCCCGTTGATGTTGCCGCGCTGCCCACCTACACCGTGCTGGGCACACCAGCCGCCACCAACGTGCGCAACGCCAAATACCCCCAGATTCTGCCCGATAACCGCGCCGTTTTTCGCCTGAAGGCCCCTGGTGTGCAAAAGGCCCAGCTGGACCTAGGCCGCAAGTACGACATGGTGAAGGACAGCAGCGGCACTTGGACCGTAACCACCGATACGCTGAGCCGCGGCCTGCACTACTATTCCCTGGTGCTCGACGGCCTGCCCGTAGCCGACCCCGCCAGCGACACGTTCTATGGCATGGGCCGCATGGCCAGCGGCATTGAGATTCCGGGCCGCGGCACCAGCTTTTACGCCCTGCGCGACGTGCCCCACGGCGAGGTGCGGGAGCGGCGGTACTTCTCTAAAGTCACCAACTCATGGCGGCGGTTTTTCGTGTACACGCCCGCCGGCTACGATGCCAGCACTACCACTACATACCCGGTGCTCTACCTGCTGCATGGCGGCGGCGAAGACGAGACCGGCTGGGCCAGGCAGGGCAAAACCGATGTAATTCTGGACAACCTGATTGCCGACAAAAAAGCCAAGCCCATGCTCGTGGTGATGCTCGACGGTAACATGGGTGGCCCCGGTGGCCTAGCGGGCTTCAACGAGGGTACGCTAAAGCGCTTTGAGGACGAGCTAAAGCAAACCGTGCTGCCCGTGGTGGAAAGCAATTACCGGGTGGCGGCTGGGGCTAATAACCGGGCGCTGGCAGGCCTCTCTCTGGGTGGCCTGCAAACGCTCTACGCGGGCATGAAGAACACGGACATGTTTGCTCACTTAGGCGTGTTCAGCTCAGGCTTCTTGGCCAACAACGCGGCCTTATCTGACCCCCAGTATGCCTACATGAAGGCCAACGCGGGCACCATTAACACCAACCTCAAGCAGCTGTGGCTCTCAATGGGCGGGCCTGAAGACATTGCCTACGCCAACAACAAGGTGATGCGCGCCAAGATGGATGAGCTAGGCATCAAGTATGTGTACAGCGAGTACCCCGGCGGCCATACCTGGCCCGTGTGGCGCCACGACCTGTACCTGTTTGCCCAAGGCCTGTTTTAG